TTCTGAACCTCAAGCTGGCTCAGATTTAGCGTCAATTAAAACTAAAGCAGAAGATAAAGGAGATTATTTTATAGTTAATGGTCAGAAGATATGGAGTAGCTATGCTCATTTAGCTGATTATATGATACTCCTAGCGAGAACTGGTGAGGATAGGTACAATGGTTTAACCATGTTTATACTTAATATGAAGCAAGAAGGGATTAAGGTTTCGCCAATTCATCAAATGACGGGGAAAAGTGATTTTAATACGGTTTATTTCAATAACGCTAAAATTCCAAAGGAGAATATCATTGGTAAGATAGGTGAAGGTTGGAAAGTTGCCATGACTGTTCTGAATCATGAGAGATTTACTTTAGGAGTAACTATGCTATTTACGTCAAAAATAACATTAGAAAGTCTAAAGAATATTAAGGGATTGGAGGAAATAGAAGATGAAGTTGAAGGTCTAGAAGCATTCTATCAAAGACTTTTAGTGAAGCTAAGAAGAGGAGAGGAAATTGACATTGAAGGCTCTATATTAAAGCTGGTATCTTCTGAATTATTACAGAAAATTTATGAACTTGCCG
The nucleotide sequence above comes from Sulfolobus tengchongensis. Encoded proteins:
- a CDS encoding acyl-CoA dehydrogenase family protein, coding for MNEEEFRSKLREWINNNAPQSLRGRKILFETVEFDNYDELRLWQRKLAEAGYLGITWPKEYGGQGLDPIYEVIAYEEFIRAGLPYGRSLGSIGLMVAAPAILKHGSDEQKKKYLPRILRAEDIWCQGFSEPQAGSDLASIKTKAEDKGDYFIVNGQKIWSSYAHLADYMILLARTGEDRYNGLTMFILNMKQEGIKVSPIHQMTGKSDFNTVYFNNAKIPKENIIGKIGEGWKVAMTVLNHERFTLGVTMLFTSKITLESLKNIKGLEEIEDEVEGLEAFYQRLLVKLRRGEEIDIEGSILKLVSSELLQKIYELAVMNYDVETIMKEKWYLGMLASRGRTIAGGTSEILRNLIGERVLKLPK